A window of Benincasa hispida cultivar B227 chromosome 9, ASM972705v1, whole genome shotgun sequence genomic DNA:
gttttattttcgaaaactaaattcaaatcaaataagTAATCAAATTAGGTCGGACAAAAGTAGGTGGCTATAAGTATAGTTTATTGAATGAATCATCAAAAGTATTttcagaaagaaaaaaaaaaaaggaaaaaacttaGGTGCATTTGGACTATCCCATCAATTTTTatgttcattttttaaaaaagattaaaaatatataccaCTCTTCtatgatacctactgcccatctaAACCTCTTActctcagtaaactttaagtgAAGGAGATAAACAataactgattaagtaggcccattttatttctgttagggttgatgccctaaagtctcgtgttctgtagtttgtaaacagtttatacgaacgcttgtgttgtataatatatgatatttactttacattTTGTTTTATGCTCAgttacatgttttatttgctttaccccaaaccaataaatataaaatctttgGTTATCAGTATGTAACTTaatcatgtatgtggtgacatacaagtggatcacgtcttgagtgataaccaaaatggtctgtagtatatggatatagggaaaaatcttatcttggtaactctacggatgcggtccgctttgtggaattttCACAAGTGTCATGACTTGTCaaagatggtctgatcctgatcattcgtgtaggggacatgcaaacaggggcatcctatacaaagagtttgtataagacctgaccacgaagtgttaatgtctcattatataacaccattcatgatagagacttcacttcactaggatggccataggtaacaggaccttaatcctgagtgaattgggaactcttTCCATTAAGGACgttcatttgatttgtatgggtgtgaatggccaagtcgccgattcaaatctaccattttggggattcgtctgatttgagagctgggaactgaactacacaagatggaattcactccttcctcaaaataaggataaatagatagatagctcccttaaaggctgattccagagcttgaacaatgtggcgccacacaccttctcttggcccgagaggtgttcacatataattgaactatgttgtattattcattagaggaatcagtgttacttaaggagtgagatgtaactgcAGGGACAAAATGataattggcccagctgtacttacgagcatctgtgaagggtcatcgtactcatgattggttatatccaatggacagagaaatatatctgtggtaagaagagtttagttgttggtctttagtggaatgtctgacagttaacggatggtggatctcatggctcaagagtttaatcagttattcacgtatcgttggagctttgagccacatgtccattagatcccctgagtagcttggataaagtcgagaatcagtgtttgggttaatttgaaatgttcaaattgacaagagggagatcgattatatatgatataatttgactgattaattatatatgatataattgactaaatgtatgagatacattattttggagaaaattagatataaatatgatttatatcaagtagaggagaaattactatagtagatatgtgatatcaaactataggatcagaatataatatgattatattcattaattattaaattggttaattatatgataagtagcctaaaacttctctcggacgtgcgttagtgggagaatccgAAATCGGTTATtataaccgaagaataaaatgaaaatttttttcattttgcaaaagtttgaaaagatcgcaatcggtgtgaaaacctaacgatcgcatagcttgagagcctatacagTAGTCGctcatcgcctaaacgatcgcacactcaTCCCTAAActagctttactaaacgatcgcatggtgTGCTGCGTTTTCTAGATGATCGTCTtccatttattaaacgatcgcttagtaaaacctacacgatcgtgtagcttcttctaaacgataagcaatatgatagctctttctctcacacttgcttatcatctacatGATTTGTTCTTTATCTAACCTCTATCAAATTCACTAAataccacactttggattctcactctgagaataccaagggctccatttggTGGTGTCTTCCCCGCTGCTATTCACTCGTTCATGACTATTCGTATTGTttccgttcgtgtagacgatcgtgctatTGCAGCCGACTTATTTGTTGGACGATAGAGTGCAGGCAGAGGTTCTTCCGCTACATCTGAGTTCAAAGCTTGAAGAGggttttcaactggtatgagactttttcccttgtattttagtattcaaagcatgcctttaattagtgtgaatttgcatatctatttgttagaatgtatatcttgtatttcggtcacaatgaaattggaaagatccgaacgTACTCATGGATGTTCTTCgttaaaagttccttcaatttcAATAATGTAACGTTTATATAACTCCAAGAcctaactacaaagtttacaacaacaactcttaaacCTTGGAAGTGTGGCTGTGGCTTGTGAcaaaccttgaccttagcagcaccctggaattcctcacctttcgctacctgggaaggaaaacatgaaataacagaatgagcttcacaaagcttagtgagtggtaagcaacttttagagtctatttcaactcataaataacaagcatatcataaatacgaggttaatactcaaacctCCGCTTTGAATGAGTCTGGTCTCAACTTCTATCTACACACACagtagatagttaactgttacTAATAATAAATGCTTACCCTCTTGTGTTTTCCTTTGttccctatgtgcacatagctcctcGTTCacgggctcagaagctaggccgtcgcccctctgaccatcccatacgaggttactctcacaggctcaggaactagacctctcggtcccctgaccatcccgtgaggttccaCTTctgggctcaggaactaggtatATTGATCTCCTGACCATCCCGTTCACATATTCTCATTCTCATTCTAATTAATCATTCACAACATAAGTATATAcacatattctaaaatatatGCTTAAGACTTTAATGGAAATACCATTCACTTTGGTAAGGTAGGAATCTTCctttctagaagttccttggtcacctcgggctcccttttgaaccctaagatctagattcaaattaaagctcagattactcatagttccaagCCTTATCTCGAGAtaattccttctacaaatatgctctaaaatgtctctgAAAGCTTattttaaaatcttagctcagaaaTTTTCGTGGCTTGGCCAGAATCCTCAAATCAACAAGACTGACCAAGCTTACACGATAGGTTGATCCTTCTATCTTTTCTTCACTCTCCAACCCGATTCATTGAAGTTTCTTCTCCGACAAccctaccttgaaaactagactctcagaactttcaagtggctttagaatcactccacactcacgagtattctgggagaaatcctcgtcccaagttgatgttactttcagacttcactgtccgatAGCATCTCCTCCTTTTGGAACTTCATGACTAAGCATGCCCTTCACAATCAATGCATAGTCTTCTTCAAATCCATCTTCTAACACTCTTCCTTATGTTCTTTGAAGAGGATTTAGCTTGTGAATTGAAGATACATACtatggtggtatttataggccaaaggaaATGATCCTTATCATTTTTACCAAGTCTCAACgcaagacacctcctactttggagtgtttgcactatgttttgccaccacctactcccTTGACATTCACCTACTCTTATGCCACACACTTACTTGTGTGTGTCTTCCTCATGTATAAGActttctttgcatgaaacttcATTCTCCAACTTCTACTAACTCAAGTTCAACCTTCTCTTGATATAGCCATTTGTCCAAGTGAGCTCATCAATCTTGCGTAACGCAAACCTCAGCACCGCTCCATTGTTTAGTCCATCGTGCAGCTCTTACACTTCATCGCTTAGCTACATCGTCTAATGAATCTCTTGTTGTCGCTTAACATTTAGCCCTCTCACTATAATCGTTGAGTACCTGTgtccatcgcttagcattaacgctcgatcgtgtagctcaatcgtttagtaaacgatctcgcGCATAGCCTATTTCTTAGTTTCCGCACCCATCGTTCACctccatcgtgtagcactgatgccttatcgtctaacgcatctgCTCATCGCATAGCGTCATCGCCCAGCGTCTGCTTCTATCGCGCAACGtccatcgcttagtattccGTCTATCATGTAGCATGTCTGCTCatcatgtagtgccatcgtgtagtctatcATCTAGTACCAACGTATCGTCTAGCATCTACGCTTATCATCTAGTACCCGCTCAATGCTTAACGCTATCATCTAGCGCTATCGTCCAACTTctatgcttatcgtctagcgcttacacTAATCGTGTAGTGTCTTTGCCATCATGTAGCTTCATCACCTATTGCATCACTtcccatcgtttagcactgattgcaactacacgatcgtctagcgtatTGCTtatagctatacgatcgtccgcCTAGGCCTTGTgctcaacatctcgctctcttcgCTCTCGCTCATGCATCCTCAATGCATGAGCAACTTGGGCAATGTCTCTTGCCAACACCTCGGCCAATCATACGTCCATCCTCACAAACTCACATATGGTTGCCTTCAGCTTCATACTATACTTAACCTCATCTCATGCattaatgtttcctaacaccTAACGCATGGTTCCTTTCAGTTAGCCAAATTTTCACCAGTTaaggcttaactcaaagctattcaaggaaaatctattcaacacttagaaatttctttctctttaacataggatttaacttacacttagttaattccctcaattacctgcttaagtaaggaaattgAAATCCGGGTTTCAGAGTATGAAACTTTAGACTGCACCTAGATATTACTATTTTAAAAGTGCACACGTCTTAATGATTAAAAACAACTCTAGAGTTTTtgtatatttctaaaaaaaaaatataataaataaatctaaaaaactcaaattaatttgaaattttattttgtacaAAACTCCTGAGAGATATagattattaaaaaatgaattttatgtGCATAGTCGAAAATCTTCCAAATATGTAATAgggaaaaaatgtatatttgtAATAATCACGTTTATAATATAGTGCAACAAAAAAATtagtcttgaattttttttttaatgtaagatataatatataataacatattattaaaaatgCTTAAATTAGAAGATATTCCAACCTGTCCAAAATTTGTCAAAACCTATTTTAAAATCACACTTTTGCATATAACAGCAAAACATATCTATtatgtttttttccccttttactTTGTATGTAATGTAAGATTAATTTCTTGGTTGAGCGTAAGGGTGTCAACGGTTTGATTTGACTCTTTTCGAGATGGGGTTGGCAAAAAATCTATGGGAATCCACTTACCTCGATCGAAATAGGGAATCCTTGATTCAACCGTGAATAGGAGtcaaactataaattaaaataaggtTTTCGGTCGGGGACGAGGTAGGAATGGGGGAGTATCCCTGCCCCATCCCTAACCCCGAACTCGTCCCCTTTAgatttgtaatatttttaaactatataaatatatattaaagtaagtataagtttaatattatttttaaataatttgagtgaagtttttcaTAATTTCGGGGATGGATCCAGCACGGACCCGTTCCCCTACTAGGAATCCCTATCCATGCCCCCTCTTTTATTACGCGGGGATAAGGGTgggaatgaggattaatttccACTGCGGGGACAGGGATGGGGAATCTCCCCGACCTCGCTTCGTCCTAATGCTAATCCTAGTTTGAGATTCAAACTGAAGCCgaatcaaactcaaattaatatgtggttcaatttttcaatttcgcatgaatcattaatttaatatttaagaaaatcaaacaaatgtctatttttagttttaatttttgttagaacactttatatatatacaattcGGTTCAATTTGAATTCGTTTTTGAATCCCAAGTCAAACCAACCAacattgttgggttttataaatatttaaatcgaaCTGAACCATATTATACTAGTCGTAAAAGccaaaattttggtttgatttttgagttcgatttgaattaattatttgattttacacTTCTAATGGAAGTAATATACCTTGACCAATTGAACTATATTCAATATTGGAATAATTAGGTTTTGTATTAAGAATTGAAGAGTAATAACATAAATTTTCACCTGTGAAGTACCCAAATTTCAACAAATCATTAAACACTTGTtttacttaaattttatttcttcaatAGAAAAAACCTAATTTTTGTAACCTACAATTTTTGTTTATCCTCAAAGTAGACGTTTCTCTTTGTGAATTAAAGCTTTCGTATACCTTTAGTCTTTTTTGTGAAAGCTTCATAATTTAACCAAGTTATTacctctctttctttctctctctcccaTAATTTAAGGTAATTTAGCCACTTGTCTTCCTCCATTACCTCTATAAAATCACTAATAACTTCTCTTCATCTATTCATTCAAAAGCACTTTTCAGACTCAAAAGGCCCTTTCATATTCTTTGATAGTTCTCTCCCAACACAATATTTAGTTTaagtttctctttttcttttcttcctttaaaaaaaaaaattgtaagaaAAAAATGGGTTTGAGAGATATTGGAGCAACTCTTCCACCAGGGTTTAGGTTTTATCCTAGTGACGAGGAGTTGGTTTGCCATTATTTGTATAAAAAGATTGCAAATGAAGAAGCTTTGAGGGGCACTTTGGTGGAGATTGACTTGCATACTTGTGAGCCTTGGCAACTTCCTGGTATGTATTTCCTTTTAGAACTTTCTATGGTTTTAGAGCTTTAATTGATGAGATAACTCACAAACTCATAAAAATTTTGTAATGGGGTTTTaatttgtagcatttttttGTGTTAAGTATCTATTGAGCCCTAATTTGTGTAGTTATTGATCTTTTGTTTCATgaaatctttttcttctttcatttcttttgagTTTACAACTATTAGAAGTTCTTTTTTCTCGAGTACATCAATCGCAAAGATCGAACattcaatttttaaagaaaaaagtcaTTCTAAGTTATCATTGAGTTAAGCTCACTTTGACATGAGTCGTTAAATTTTGATATGGTAATTGATATCTTATCACCCacttaactaattaaacttGAATTGAAAGAAGTTTTACACCATTAAAGTTTTCTCCCAAAAATTTTTATGTCTCTCCTTTCCCAATTCTAGTATTTATGAAGATTATGTATATTGTTGCTAGATTGTTATTAGAAAACCATTATTTTCTCCgccaaaaagaaagaaaagaaaaaaattaaaactcctTTCCCAAAACCCTAATCTCTAAATAAGGATTTTCCTTTCCAAGTTAGAAAACGGACGGAgaatttaataattatgaagtTGGAGATAAGAAACGCATCACGGGTTCCACCTGACTATACGTTACGATTCAAACTAAAATTATTTGTTTCAGGAGATAATTCATCACTGAACATGATATCAGCTATCAACTGACTGTcgcattataaatataaatatttttctaagtgGCATAAAATAAACTTAAGCTTCATGCCATATTTGATTAGTTTCTTAATTATAGCCTTGATGGTTTAGTTTgttgatttttatataatttatagcaTTACAATTATAAGGATAATGAATTCTCTAACCTTCgagtataaaaaggaaaacaaggAGTTGATGTTTTAATCATTTGAATTAtgtctagtttttttttttttttttttttttgtgacttTAATAATATGTTGGTGAAGGATTCGAATTATCTGATATCTTGATCGAAGGTATATTTTATGCAATTATACTAGTGGtattttcaaattgaagaagAGGATGGGAAAAGGGTTTGAAAATAAGTAGATGGGGGTGGGTTTGTTGGGCAAAAATTAAAGATGGGGAAGAGTGGGTTCTTTTTTCATATTGAtgacgaagaagaagaaaacggtGGGCGATGGCCCGAGATGGGAAACGATTGCTTCGCTGGAGGAGGATTAAAggagagagagagcaagagctttctttaattattattatagtttatttttatttaattaattgacacgcTAGCTTCCGTTACCTATTTAATGGTTACCATTAACGACAGGACCAAAATTGAACATTTTCTAAACATTGGAAATTTTATGCTCGATTTTGGAATCTATGAACTAAATTTCGACACAAAACTCAAACCTCTcatgaacaaaagaaaaaaaaaatagtttatcctaaaatttatttaaaagattAGAGAGGAAATTATGATTTTACGAATCATGTCTATATAATtaagatttaaaaataattaggttatataattgaataaaatagaaaaaaatagattaataATGTGAGAAATTTTTGTCGTGTAATTAAGAAGGCAATGAAATAATTACTATTTGTGAAAAATATACAGGCCAATCCTATTCCCATATTTGTCCAGAAAGCCATTATTATATCAGAAACAAATGTCCAAATACCAACTTTGTTCTCTTCTTACAAAACTGACTCATTTTcagaagaaaatagagaaaaatgactCATTTTTTTCAACATGCAAATTATTCATGGAAGGATTATTGTCCCCTACATTTGTTGTCTTTCTTCATTGAcacattcattaattaattaaccatttgTTTGATCATATAAAACATTATGGATAATTTATATTACATAATGTCACATGTAATAATGTTATTAGATTCCATTATTGAAGTCTCTTTTTGAATCGAGTACTTCTCATTATTTTCACTTTTTGAGAGATGGATGGGGAAGTGACTTTGAGTTAACAAGAAATGCTTTGGATATAATCTtctaatttgtttgtttttattggATCAAGAAAAACCACCCCTTAGTTGTGTTAAATTGGGTCAAATAATTGGACTTAACTTacataattttagaaattgtgatatttgtatataaatttaatagttcaatttttatcatttgtaTGTCTAATTTCTACAATTATTGTAAGCTTGAGGatccaattttaacatttgtagAAGTTTAGGGACCCAATTTTCACCATTGAAAGTTTGAGAGTGATTACAACTACCACCATACTTCAGGagtggtttttgcaatttacCCTAAAAATAAAGACGATTTTAATACGATCATCacatatgtttatttattaatttttgggATGATTTTTTGTTTGAAGCACAATTTTTGGTATggttttaaatatagcaaaatgagtacttatttataaatatcaatgatagacagtaCTAGATATTGATAGATGGTAGTAGtcatatcattgtctatcactgatgttttactatatttaaaaatattttcattaattttgtcatttaaaacaatctCCCATCATTTTTAAtaacatcaataattttttgtttatatcataaaaaattaatgaaatataaagaaaaaataaattaaatatcactaAATGATGCAGACATCTTATTTTCAAAAGGTGAAATGTATATAtactcatttttaatttttctatttttctagaaatatttatCCACCTCGACATCAACgttttattgatatttaaataaatattttcataaaattaagaatttaacatttttttacatCAACATTTAAAATCCTCATTtccatacaatttatgagattttttttttcatatttgctCTATGTAAAGTTAACAAGGTTCATTGTGCAATACATTCAACTTTCAATTGATATAAGTCTCCAAAATagctctcttttctttttttttttttccttttttttaagtacGACAAAGATTTTTGTAGATGCATGTGACGATACTTATCATTTTAGGTTTTTGTACCCAAAAGTTTAAACTTTGTATATAAATAGAGATTAATTAATATGACCATCAATATATCTTATGTTCTATCtacttattattaatatatataaatttattgttaaaatGAGTATAGCTCAACTGGTATAATGTTTGTACTAGTAATTTTAATGTCACCCATCTTCATATTGTGGGTGAGTGTAAAACTTAAGATTTTACGTACAACGATAACTTCATAAAATAAGACTTTTACGAACTCAATAATTTATATGACAGTTAATAAGTTTTGTTCATTTGTGAACGATCATCATCTATGTTAAGATAGGTATTTTTCTAGTATATATTACAATTCAAACATATAATCATTACATCAATATTATTAAATCTATCTCATAGATGATGATTATGTTGAAACCAAAACTGATGACAACAATATTCTTAACATTGCTGCCCTTTGGTCtatcaaatcaattttttttccataaattaTAGCTCTTCTATCATTGCTTTTAATTGGTATATATACAtttatgtattaatttttcatgtATTAATTTTCTCTTGTATATGTTTCTCACATTACATCTTAATAAATatccatttgaaaaaaaaaagtctagtATCTAGAAATTCAAAATAGCtacctaaataaataaatctatttCATGTTAGGATTAGTTCtaaaatttctttcaaatttactTCTCTAATTtttcaagaaagaaaaaaaacgttGTATTCATCTTTGTGCAGCTCAAACACTCCAAAATCAtgtggtaatttttttttaatgtgattattttattttttatttttttttagtgcaTAAGGAAAAGGTTGCATGTCAAAAGATGAAGCCTTCAAGATATACTCTTTAATAACCTGTTTAGCTAATCTCTCTCTAATCAATTTAGTAGATattgaaactaaaatatatatatatatatatatatatatNNNNNATAGCATAAATGTAGTATGTCTTTCTAAAAATGTTACATCTTTCTGTTCTTTTGCAAATATGACAAGAAGATTCCATTTTTATGAACCATATACAGACTAAGTGGATAACTCTATTTTTTCAATGGTTACACTATGTAGAGGTAGCCAAGTTGAATGGAAACGAGTGGTACTTCTTCAGCTTTCGGGATCGAAAATATGCAACGGGGTTTCGAACCAATCGGGCAACGACAGCTGGGTATTGGAAAGCAACAGGGAAAGATAGATTGGTGATGGATCCAACAAAAGGAGAGGTTGTGGGAATGAGAAAAACTTTGGTGTTTTATAGAAACAGAGCTCCAAATGGGATCAAAACAGGATGGATCATGCATGAGTTTCGAATTGAGACCCCACATATGCCTCCAAAGGTTCCTATCTCTTTTCCCCTTCACTAATTTTTCTTATACTTGCATATGTATTTGATTGTGTCTCTCACCATGCCCACACAAGAA
This region includes:
- the LOC120087045 gene encoding NAC domain-containing protein 21/22-like — its product is MGLRDIGATLPPGFRFYPSDEELVCHYLYKKIANEEALRGTLVEIDLHTCEPWQLPEVAKLNGNEWYFFSFRDRKYATGFRTNRATTAGYWKATGKDRLVMDPTKGEVVGMRKTLVFYRNRAPNGIKTGWIMHEFRIETPHMPPKEDWVLCRVFHKSKADQDITAETTTAHTTSNFPLDAVMAAAAASSSYRSLPNHIEYLPGDDSNGLLPWDINMEETAFSSYGVGDSNSQEMKYEIIDNTIQNAFPFNYFVA